One region of Paucibacter aquatile genomic DNA includes:
- a CDS encoding serine hydrolase domain-containing protein has protein sequence MSTLRLRRSSRAASASGSTTRAQPWRGSLLALACAALAAPLTAAAAKPAASPSAGASDSAQEARIARVLAGLRPPVSFVGDPTWTLEARMKHYGVPGLSITVIDRHGLAWTRVFGLADREAGLPVRTDTLFQAASISKPVAALAALTLVRDGKLALQEPVNARLKAWRIPDNEWTAQQPVTLDHLLSHTGGLTVHGFMGYAPGVAVPDVPTLLEGKPPANSAAVRVDQRPGQAFRYSGGGYTVAQLLMSEAEGRPFAELMQRRVLGPLGMRESRFAQPLPAPLLARAAAGVLPDGRAVPGQRNTYPELAAAGLWTTSQDLARFALGVQAAWRGDKKALLPVPLVKDMLSARAGSGYGLGFGLPQEQGEVYFAHGGWNEGFCASLMAHPSAGVGMAIMINANQPALMDELRRAVAFEYRWPGVKALEPVPVSAEALERAPGRYRVNGEQFMQITREGRQLFLARGGEGASELVPVAGGRYLQREQEQARSFEADAQGRWQLRLEQRNSNKPLLLPRLAEGSRAPRELLLAGDQTAAVAAYKALREAGDEAGSEAYLNDQAYRELGSGRKTTALALMRVNTELAPESANAWDSLGEVLLSLGEKAAARAAYRRALTLHPDLPSAKEALARLPAEGS, from the coding sequence ATGTCGACACTTCGCCTGCGCCGTTCTTCCCGTGCTGCCTCAGCCAGCGGGTCCACCACGCGGGCGCAGCCCTGGCGCGGCTCCCTCCTGGCCCTGGCCTGTGCCGCGCTGGCAGCGCCCCTGACGGCGGCAGCCGCCAAACCGGCCGCCTCACCCTCTGCTGGGGCCAGCGATTCGGCCCAGGAGGCCCGCATCGCCCGGGTGCTGGCCGGCCTGCGGCCACCGGTCAGCTTTGTCGGCGACCCGACCTGGACGCTGGAAGCGCGCATGAAGCACTACGGCGTGCCCGGCCTCAGCATCACCGTGATCGACCGGCATGGCCTGGCCTGGACCCGCGTCTTCGGCCTGGCCGACCGCGAGGCCGGCCTGCCGGTGCGGACCGACACCTTGTTCCAGGCCGCCTCCATCAGCAAGCCGGTGGCCGCCTTGGCTGCCCTGACTCTGGTTCGCGACGGCAAGCTGGCGCTGCAGGAGCCGGTCAATGCCCGGCTCAAGGCCTGGCGCATCCCCGACAACGAATGGACCGCCCAGCAGCCGGTCACGCTGGACCATCTGCTCAGCCACACCGGCGGCCTGACGGTCCATGGTTTCATGGGTTATGCCCCCGGGGTGGCGGTGCCCGATGTGCCCACCTTGCTGGAGGGCAAGCCGCCGGCCAACTCGGCCGCCGTGCGCGTTGACCAGCGGCCGGGTCAGGCCTTTCGCTATTCGGGCGGCGGCTACACCGTGGCCCAGCTTTTGATGAGCGAGGCCGAGGGGCGTCCTTTCGCCGAGCTGATGCAGCGCCGCGTGCTGGGGCCGCTGGGCATGCGCGAGAGCCGCTTTGCCCAGCCTTTGCCTGCGCCCTTGCTGGCGCGCGCGGCCGCCGGTGTGCTGCCCGATGGGCGCGCCGTGCCCGGTCAGCGCAACACCTACCCCGAGCTGGCCGCCGCCGGCCTGTGGACCACCTCGCAGGATCTGGCCCGCTTTGCGCTGGGCGTGCAAGCCGCCTGGCGCGGCGACAAGAAGGCGCTGTTGCCCGTGCCCCTGGTCAAGGACATGCTCAGCGCGCGCGCCGGCAGTGGCTATGGCCTGGGCTTCGGCCTGCCGCAGGAGCAGGGCGAGGTCTATTTCGCCCATGGCGGCTGGAACGAAGGCTTCTGCGCCAGCCTGATGGCCCACCCGAGCGCCGGTGTGGGCATGGCCATCATGATCAATGCCAACCAGCCGGCCCTGATGGACGAGTTGCGCCGCGCCGTGGCTTTCGAGTACCGCTGGCCGGGCGTCAAGGCCTTGGAGCCTGTGCCGGTCAGCGCCGAGGCGCTGGAGCGGGCGCCGGGCCGCTACCGTGTCAACGGGGAGCAGTTCATGCAGATCACCCGCGAAGGCCGCCAGCTCTTTCTGGCGCGCGGTGGAGAAGGCGCCAGCGAGCTGGTGCCCGTGGCCGGAGGGCGTTATCTGCAGCGCGAACAGGAACAGGCGCGCAGCTTTGAAGCCGATGCACAGGGCCGTTGGCAGCTGCGCCTGGAGCAGCGCAACAGCAACAAGCCTTTGCTCTTGCCGCGCCTGGCAGAGGGCAGCCGTGCGCCGCGCGAGCTGCTGCTGGCTGGCGATCAAACCGCGGCCGTGGCGGCCTACAAGGCCTTGCGTGAAGCGGGCGACGAAGCCGGCAGCGAGGCCTATCTCAACGATCAGGCCTATCGCGAACTGGGTAGCGGGCGCAAGACGACGGCGCTGGCGCTGATGCGGGTCAACACCGAGCTGGCCCCCGAATCGGCCAATGCCTGGGACAGCCTTGGCGAGGTCTTGCTGAGCCTGGGCGAAAAGGCTGCAGCCCGCGCGGCCTACCGCCGCGCGTTGACACTCCATCCGGACCTGCCTTCGGCCAAGGAGGCGCTGGCGCGCCTGCCGGCCGAGGGCTCTTGA
- a CDS encoding phosphate ABC transporter substrate-binding protein, translated as MNTQSSKFPQCSALLLIALATGPSQAEPVVVVNPALASKPSTDEIKAVFLGQATTLPGSGAVQVGLPKEGKLREDFVIAYVGKNEKQYKAIWTQLIFTGRAQAPKQFESEDELKKWVASTPNGVGILDSSKVDASVKVLPTK; from the coding sequence ATGAACACGCAATCCAGCAAATTCCCGCAATGCAGCGCTTTGCTGCTGATCGCTTTGGCCACCGGCCCCAGCCAGGCAGAGCCCGTGGTGGTGGTCAATCCGGCCTTGGCCAGCAAGCCCAGCACGGATGAAATCAAGGCCGTCTTCCTGGGCCAGGCCACCACCTTGCCAGGCAGCGGCGCGGTGCAGGTGGGCTTGCCCAAAGAAGGCAAGCTGCGCGAGGATTTTGTGATCGCCTATGTCGGCAAGAACGAGAAACAGTACAAGGCCATCTGGACTCAGCTGATCTTCACCGGCCGCGCCCAGGCGCCCAAGCAGTTCGAAAGCGAAGACGAGCTCAAGAAATGGGTGGCCAGCACGCCCAACGGCGTCGGCATCCTCGACAGCAGCAAGGTGGACGCCAGCGTCAAGGTGCTGCCGACCAAGTAG
- a CDS encoding porin family protein, whose product MRFASQGRSALAWVLVGGWLAGAGASAHADEWSFSGFATLGMGKTISGVKQDYYGFKCPCYIANYPDVGIYRDSISLKPDSRAGVQLIYRPSDSISFTGQLTGHAANDMKPTLDWAYASWNLNESLTLQAGRKRLPLFGYSDFFHVGYAYPWIRPPGDLYGWQIVAYNGANLQYRRSIGSISVSANVWAGSESDKDNRMLGQIYYGDKVEEKWKGIFGGFVELSNDWGSLRFVAMSNKVDRFLGTGAARSVNKDGVKQNFYGITANVDHGNFVLRSEINRFVRPDAPKDIYNVYFLSAGYRFGDWLPMLTYSRFSEDFKDDPTANEKHNTWIATLRWDFRADSALKLQYDVFKDKSAFPFVGNAKAIAISLDHVF is encoded by the coding sequence ATGCGCTTTGCATCACAGGGCCGATCGGCCCTCGCTTGGGTTCTGGTGGGAGGGTGGCTGGCCGGTGCCGGCGCATCGGCGCATGCCGATGAATGGAGCTTCTCAGGCTTCGCCACCTTGGGGATGGGCAAGACCATCTCCGGGGTCAAGCAGGACTATTACGGCTTCAAGTGCCCCTGCTACATCGCCAACTACCCCGACGTCGGCATTTACCGCGACTCCATCTCGCTCAAGCCTGACAGCCGCGCCGGCGTGCAGCTGATCTATCGGCCGAGCGACAGCATCAGCTTCACCGGCCAGCTGACCGGCCATGCCGCCAACGACATGAAGCCCACGCTCGATTGGGCCTATGCCAGCTGGAACCTGAACGAGAGCCTGACCCTGCAGGCCGGCCGCAAGCGCCTGCCCCTGTTCGGCTACTCGGACTTTTTCCATGTCGGCTACGCCTACCCGTGGATCCGGCCGCCGGGCGATCTCTATGGCTGGCAGATCGTGGCCTACAACGGTGCCAATCTGCAGTACCGCCGCAGCATCGGCAGCATCTCCGTGTCCGCCAATGTCTGGGCCGGCAGCGAGTCGGACAAGGACAACCGCATGCTGGGCCAGATCTACTACGGCGACAAGGTCGAGGAGAAGTGGAAAGGCATCTTTGGTGGCTTCGTCGAGCTGAGCAACGACTGGGGCTCGCTGCGCTTCGTGGCCATGAGCAACAAGGTGGATCGCTTTCTTGGCACCGGTGCCGCACGCAGCGTCAACAAGGATGGGGTGAAACAGAACTTCTACGGCATCACCGCCAATGTGGACCATGGCAACTTCGTGCTGCGCAGCGAGATCAATCGCTTCGTCCGGCCTGATGCTCCGAAAGACATCTACAACGTCTACTTCCTCAGCGCCGGCTACCGCTTTGGTGACTGGCTGCCCATGCTGACCTACTCGCGCTTCAGCGAGGATTTCAAGGACGACCCCACGGCCAACGAAAAGCACAACACCTGGATCGCCACGCTGCGCTGGGACTTCCGGGCCGACAGCGCCTTGAAACTCCAGTACGACGTTTTCAAGGACAAGTCCGCGTTCCCCTTTGTGGGCAACGCCAAGGCCATTGCGATCTCGCTCGACCATGTGTTCTGA
- a CDS encoding DUF1203 domain-containing protein, which produces MNQSPTTFCISPLQRYCVRPIAADFLRRVREQGLDDLGQPVEHHIAQGGEPCRDVLRRAHPGEALILASHSPLALPGPYREFGPVFVRAAAVESTAPLGALPLQGPQPYLGPRFVLRAYSAQERIVDGQVVEAHEAEALLQQQFARAEVAFVLARFAGYGCFAARIERV; this is translated from the coding sequence ATGAACCAGAGCCCCACGACCTTCTGTATCTCACCCCTCCAGCGCTACTGCGTGCGACCGATCGCTGCCGATTTCTTGCGCCGCGTGCGTGAGCAGGGCCTGGACGATCTGGGCCAGCCTGTGGAGCATCACATCGCCCAGGGCGGCGAGCCTTGCCGCGATGTGCTGCGGCGCGCGCATCCGGGCGAGGCCTTGATCCTGGCCAGCCACAGCCCGCTTGCGCTGCCCGGGCCGTACCGCGAATTCGGCCCAGTGTTTGTGCGCGCCGCGGCGGTGGAGTCGACGGCGCCGCTGGGCGCCCTGCCGCTGCAAGGCCCGCAACCCTATCTGGGCCCGCGTTTTGTCTTGCGCGCCTATTCGGCGCAAGAGCGCATCGTCGATGGCCAGGTGGTCGAGGCCCACGAGGCCGAAGCTCTGTTGCAGCAGCAGTTCGCCCGTGCCGAGGTGGCTTTCGTGCTGGCCCGATTTGCCGGCTATGGCTGCTTTGCTGCCCGCATCGAGCGGGTCTGA
- a CDS encoding LytR/AlgR family response regulator transcription factor, with product MTPTPIALIADDEPVLLEELRCLLQVAWPELQIVASASSGSEARRLLDHLQPDIAFLDIRMPGIDGLSLARLAPPQTRLVFVTAHAEHALEAFEHAAVDYLRKPLTPARLALTVQRLQTRLTQRPQEPDAGTVTGTDTGPRFLQAWIGNSLRLIELEQVAVLRSELRHTRVQSFDGTTLLLRTPLGELQQALDPELFWQVHRGTVVNARAIERVERREDGDLQLHLRAPGAVVPVSRSHRGRFKGM from the coding sequence ATGACGCCCACCCCCATCGCCTTGATCGCCGACGATGAACCGGTGCTGCTCGAAGAGCTGCGCTGCCTGCTGCAAGTGGCCTGGCCCGAGTTGCAGATCGTGGCCAGCGCCAGCAGCGGCAGCGAGGCGCGCCGCCTGCTGGACCACCTGCAGCCGGACATCGCCTTTCTCGACATCCGCATGCCCGGCATCGATGGCCTGAGCCTGGCCCGGCTGGCCCCACCACAGACCCGGCTGGTCTTTGTCACCGCCCATGCCGAGCACGCGCTGGAAGCCTTTGAACATGCCGCGGTGGACTATCTGCGCAAGCCACTCACGCCGGCCCGGCTGGCGCTGACGGTGCAGCGCTTGCAAACGCGCCTGACGCAGCGCCCGCAGGAGCCCGACGCCGGCACGGTCACGGGCACGGACACGGGCCCGCGCTTCTTGCAAGCCTGGATCGGCAACAGCCTGCGCCTGATCGAGCTGGAGCAGGTGGCCGTGTTGCGCTCCGAGCTGCGCCACACAAGGGTGCAGAGCTTCGACGGCACCACCCTGCTGCTGCGCACGCCTCTGGGTGAGCTTCAGCAAGCGCTGGATCCCGAGCTGTTCTGGCAGGTCCATCGCGGCACGGTGGTCAACGCGCGTGCCATCGAGCGCGTCGAGCGGCGCGAGGACGGCGACCTGCAACTGCATCTGCGCGCTCCAGGCGCTGTGGTGCCGGTGAGCCGCAGCCATCGCGGCCGCTTCAAGGGCATGTAG
- a CDS encoding sensor histidine kinase, which produces MRAPSPAAGPRAPAALAARALREEFGRPALWPQLGLGLLGFGLSAAFWAQHAAWCLALSLWAGCALSQCLLKALSLHADARLQRHGWALALLLCALAVLSGAAAGWQLDLQLRSQLLDLPRWAQGEPLARAGLHLGFVGLLLGLPLLQRSRRLAGEQDLEQERDRVRAELQLLQAQIEPHFLFNTLATLRGLVRQQSSLALPLLDRTTAFLEAVLPEVRTAASTLGRELHIVEQYLAIMALRLGPRLRYRIEVAPELHDLPLPPLLLQPLVENAIVHGIEPCEGGGELLLQATRSNTHLRLRVYNSGQPLQARSPQAGQGLALVNLRQRLHALYGHAAEFQLQPLTDGREGTEALLQLPLGLTTPADS; this is translated from the coding sequence GTGAGGGCCCCGTCTCCAGCGGCCGGGCCGCGCGCGCCCGCAGCCCTGGCTGCACGGGCTCTGCGTGAGGAGTTCGGCCGCCCGGCCCTCTGGCCGCAGCTGGGCCTGGGCTTGCTGGGCTTCGGTCTCAGCGCAGCCTTCTGGGCCCAGCACGCCGCCTGGTGCCTGGCCCTGAGCCTGTGGGCGGGCTGCGCGCTGAGCCAGTGCTTGTTGAAGGCGCTGAGCCTGCACGCCGATGCCCGCCTGCAGCGCCACGGCTGGGCGCTGGCCCTGCTCCTGTGCGCCCTCGCCGTTCTGTCTGGCGCAGCGGCGGGCTGGCAGCTCGATCTGCAGTTGCGCAGCCAGTTGCTGGATCTGCCCCGCTGGGCCCAGGGCGAGCCGCTGGCGCGCGCCGGCCTGCACCTGGGCTTTGTCGGCCTGCTGTTGGGCCTGCCGCTGCTGCAACGCAGCCGCCGCCTGGCCGGCGAGCAAGACCTGGAGCAGGAGCGCGACCGGGTGCGCGCCGAGCTGCAACTGCTGCAGGCCCAGATCGAGCCGCACTTTCTCTTCAACACCCTGGCCACGCTGCGCGGACTGGTGCGCCAGCAATCGAGCCTGGCCCTGCCCTTGCTGGACCGCACGACGGCTTTCCTCGAAGCGGTGCTGCCCGAGGTGCGCACGGCCGCATCCACCCTGGGCCGAGAGTTGCACATCGTGGAGCAGTATCTGGCCATCATGGCCCTGCGCCTGGGCCCGCGCCTGCGCTACCGCATCGAGGTGGCCCCCGAATTGCACGACCTGCCCCTGCCGCCCCTGCTGCTGCAACCCTTGGTCGAGAACGCCATCGTGCACGGCATCGAGCCCTGCGAAGGCGGTGGCGAGCTGCTGCTGCAAGCGACGCGCAGCAACACCCATCTGCGGCTGCGCGTGTACAACAGCGGCCAGCCGCTGCAAGCCCGCTCGCCCCAGGCCGGCCAAGGCCTGGCCTTGGTCAATCTGCGCCAGCGCCTGCACGCTTTGTACGGCCATGCAGCCGAGTTTCAACTCCAGCCTTTGACCGATGGTCGCGAAGGCACCGAGGCCCTCTTGCAACTGCCCCTGGGCCTCACCACCCCTGCGGATTCATGA
- a CDS encoding substrate-binding periplasmic protein, which yields MRRLQHVLKFGLWFSAMACAGPQADAAQATAASAPAKPALRVAHTEAMAYPLLSISPPNRLSGGFLKDLGDLIAAELGTEARHLLVARRRMESTVMGGEADIACYYSPHWIPVAGPHWTVPVVPQVERVVSLAAQPLPFEGLSDLQGKRIAVLLGYQFPQLQAAFESGQVTRLDERQVELLFRRLRLGMADALITSEVEIAGYFKRFPEERERFHISHRSFSITDTQCLVSPGSPWRLAAINEALTRLIQRGTVARLAQRYGMSGGR from the coding sequence ATGCGAAGACTGCAACACGTCTTGAAGTTCGGCCTCTGGTTCAGCGCCATGGCCTGTGCGGGGCCGCAGGCCGACGCCGCCCAGGCCACCGCGGCCTCGGCCCCCGCCAAGCCCGCCCTGCGCGTGGCTCACACCGAGGCCATGGCCTACCCTTTGCTCAGCATCAGCCCGCCCAACCGGCTGAGCGGCGGCTTTCTCAAAGACCTGGGTGATCTGATCGCCGCCGAGCTGGGCACCGAGGCCAGGCATCTGCTGGTCGCGCGGCGACGCATGGAGAGCACGGTGATGGGCGGCGAGGCCGACATCGCCTGTTACTACAGCCCGCATTGGATTCCCGTGGCTGGCCCGCATTGGACCGTCCCCGTCGTGCCCCAGGTGGAGCGCGTGGTGTCGCTGGCGGCCCAGCCTTTGCCTTTCGAAGGCCTGAGCGATCTGCAGGGCAAGCGCATCGCCGTGCTGCTGGGCTACCAATTCCCGCAGCTGCAGGCCGCATTCGAGAGTGGCCAGGTGACCCGCCTCGATGAACGCCAGGTCGAGCTGCTGTTCCGCCGCCTGCGCCTGGGCATGGCCGATGCCCTGATCACGTCCGAGGTGGAGATCGCCGGCTACTTCAAACGCTTCCCTGAGGAACGGGAGCGCTTCCACATCAGCCACCGCAGCTTCTCGATCACCGACACGCAATGCCTGGTCTCCCCCGGCTCACCCTGGCGCCTCGCCGCCATCAACGAAGCCCTGACCCGCCTGATCCAGCGCGGCACTGTGGCCCGCCTGGCCCAGCGCTATGGCATGAGCGGTGGGCGCTGA
- a CDS encoding type 1 glutamine amidotransferase family protein, whose amino-acid sequence MREVTPSGLNAPGATRVALVCFDGFQELDAFIPLALLNQLRPRGWSAELCGPGTMLSSMHGLQQPLQRPLEWANEAEAVLFVGGLYNRAVAENSALLDRLQLDPLRQQLGALGSGSLLLARLGLLGDSPACCDAATRPWLLEAGVRVLDQEAFHAHGPVATCSGGLAAPLLTAWLVLNTAGEAALREAIWPSLPLGERETQLTQLLAQVRRGSQGLWSRD is encoded by the coding sequence ATGCGTGAAGTCACCCCCTCCGGTCTGAACGCACCCGGCGCCACGCGGGTGGCCCTGGTCTGCTTCGACGGCTTCCAGGAGCTGGACGCCTTCATCCCCCTGGCCCTGCTCAACCAGCTGCGCCCCCGCGGCTGGAGCGCCGAGCTGTGTGGGCCGGGCACCATGCTCAGCTCCATGCATGGCCTGCAACAGCCGCTGCAGCGCCCGCTGGAATGGGCCAACGAGGCCGAGGCCGTGCTCTTTGTCGGCGGCCTCTACAACCGCGCCGTGGCCGAGAACTCGGCCTTGCTGGACCGGCTGCAGCTGGACCCCTTGCGCCAGCAACTCGGTGCCTTGGGCTCCGGCAGCCTGCTGTTGGCGCGCCTGGGGCTGCTGGGCGACAGCCCGGCCTGTTGTGATGCCGCCACTCGGCCCTGGCTGCTGGAGGCCGGCGTGCGGGTGCTGGATCAGGAAGCCTTCCATGCCCATGGCCCGGTGGCCACCTGCAGCGGCGGCCTGGCCGCCCCCCTGCTGACCGCCTGGCTGGTGCTGAACACGGCTGGAGAAGCGGCGCTGAGAGAGGCCATCTGGCCCAGCCTGCCGCTGGGCGAGCGAGAGACTCAGCTGACGCAGTTGCTGGCCCAGGTGCGGCGCGGCTCGCAGGGCTTGTGGAGCCGGGACTGA
- a CDS encoding OPT/YSL family transporter has translation MSAIPLNPPLAVPIDTRRWAWLPPVGSWGYYALLSAIGMLLLGPLGGIAAAFMNFSIGFYVGGQVLAGILGSVVTYGYGAEGKHGANYIQTTAASVAGMMAMSTLIQAMAWMGMPEVPAWQLVTYMLCIGMMAAGIGMLYTPILVERMQLTFPSGLAVANILRALTDPVLLKQSVSRLFGGMGAGLMGGIGAAKLAFLGAIELSASTFGAGLIVGARVGIPAIVGGGIFWALAPYFVSIGWLKEGEPFRKIAFLIALGLILGAAIVDLSLIFWRVARRLSQPGERIVVPEEQRTGPRASLPRLLAWVGVWTVATIVCGVQFFNEPLGYMILAVALVYLFVIVNGISLGLTDSNPISSAFVVTVLILASIGLKDPMLGLMAAMVVFVSASVAGDMQQDRSTGWRLGSNRTLQFRFQVAGLLLGSVLAVAVAKFFMTAYPVLQLDQTVMSADQAPAQWTSAMTYKFVGALRSLTEPKPYQTQAILIGVLIGFATELLRKIIKANKGYQRFAAGSKAGFATDFMLDAVVLPSPYASSFGGFVNLHTSMWFAAGGVISSAINTLAPKPKAGEEQLPDDMSSTSLVGGGLIAGDALAALGLGLAGMAAVLG, from the coding sequence ATGTCCGCCATTCCCTTGAATCCGCCCCTGGCCGTCCCCATCGACACCCGCCGCTGGGCCTGGTTGCCGCCGGTTGGCAGCTGGGGCTACTACGCCCTTCTGTCCGCCATCGGCATGTTGCTGCTGGGCCCCTTGGGTGGCATCGCCGCGGCCTTCATGAACTTCTCCATCGGCTTCTATGTCGGCGGCCAGGTGCTGGCCGGCATCCTGGGCTCGGTGGTCACCTACGGCTACGGCGCCGAGGGCAAGCATGGCGCCAACTACATCCAGACCACGGCCGCGTCCGTGGCCGGCATGATGGCCATGAGCACCCTGATCCAGGCCATGGCCTGGATGGGCATGCCTGAAGTGCCGGCCTGGCAACTGGTCACCTACATGCTGTGCATCGGCATGATGGCCGCCGGCATCGGCATGCTCTACACGCCCATCCTGGTCGAGCGCATGCAGCTGACCTTTCCCTCGGGTCTGGCGGTCGCCAACATCCTGCGCGCATTGACCGATCCGGTGCTGCTCAAGCAATCGGTGTCGCGCCTGTTCGGTGGCATGGGGGCTGGCCTGATGGGCGGCATTGGCGCGGCCAAGCTGGCTTTTCTCGGCGCGATCGAGCTGTCGGCTTCCACCTTCGGCGCCGGGCTGATCGTCGGTGCCCGGGTCGGCATTCCGGCCATCGTCGGCGGTGGCATCTTCTGGGCCTTGGCACCTTATTTCGTCAGCATCGGTTGGCTGAAGGAGGGTGAGCCCTTCCGCAAGATTGCCTTTTTGATCGCCCTGGGCCTGATCCTGGGTGCGGCCATCGTGGATCTGAGCCTGATCTTCTGGCGTGTCGCCCGCCGCCTGAGCCAGCCGGGTGAGCGCATCGTCGTGCCCGAGGAACAGCGCACCGGCCCGCGCGCCAGCCTGCCGCGCCTGCTGGCCTGGGTGGGCGTCTGGACCGTGGCCACCATCGTCTGCGGCGTGCAGTTCTTCAACGAGCCCCTGGGTTACATGATCCTGGCCGTGGCCCTGGTCTATCTGTTCGTGATCGTCAACGGCATCTCCCTGGGCCTGACCGATTCCAACCCCATCTCCAGCGCCTTTGTCGTCACCGTGCTGATCCTGGCCAGCATCGGCCTCAAGGACCCGATGCTGGGCCTGATGGCGGCCATGGTGGTGTTCGTCTCGGCCAGCGTGGCCGGCGATATGCAGCAGGACCGCTCCACCGGCTGGCGCCTGGGCTCCAACCGGACCCTGCAGTTCCGCTTCCAGGTGGCCGGCCTGCTGCTGGGCTCGGTGCTGGCCGTGGCCGTGGCCAAGTTCTTCATGACCGCCTACCCGGTGCTGCAGCTGGACCAGACCGTGATGAGCGCTGACCAGGCGCCCGCGCAATGGACCTCGGCCATGACCTACAAATTCGTCGGTGCCCTGCGCAGCCTGACCGAGCCCAAGCCCTACCAGACGCAAGCCATCCTGATCGGCGTGCTGATCGGCTTTGCGACCGAGCTGCTGCGCAAGATCATCAAGGCCAACAAGGGCTACCAGCGTTTCGCGGCCGGCAGCAAGGCCGGCTTCGCCACCGATTTCATGCTCGATGCGGTGGTGCTGCCCAGCCCCTACGCCTCGTCCTTCGGCGGCTTTGTCAATCTGCACACCTCGATGTGGTTTGCTGCTGGCGGCGTGATCTCCAGCGCCATCAATACCTTGGCGCCCAAGCCCAAGGCCGGTGAAGAGCAGCTGCCCGATGACATGAGCAGCACCTCCCTGGTCGGCGGTGGCTTGATCGCCGGCGACGCCCTGGCCGCGCTCGGCCTGGGCCTGGCGGGCATGGCCGCGGTGCTGGGTTGA
- a CDS encoding tetratricopeptide repeat protein, with protein sequence MAELSPADVARVRALVERADEQADEGEFEAALDLFEQALELLPEPWSAHAQAQTLLFSIADMQFLLEDFEASGDTFSALLASFESARAEPLPQLRLGQCLVEQGREAEALPHLQAVLKRAGEQAFRYEEPKYLALARRP encoded by the coding sequence ATGGCTGAGCTGTCACCCGCCGACGTGGCGCGTGTTCGCGCCCTGGTCGAGCGCGCCGATGAGCAGGCCGACGAGGGCGAGTTCGAGGCCGCGCTGGACCTGTTCGAGCAGGCGCTGGAACTGCTGCCCGAGCCCTGGTCTGCCCATGCGCAGGCGCAGACCCTCTTGTTCTCCATCGCCGACATGCAGTTTCTGCTGGAGGACTTTGAAGCCAGCGGCGACACCTTCAGCGCCCTGCTGGCCAGCTTTGAGTCGGCCCGGGCGGAGCCCTTGCCGCAGCTGCGCCTGGGCCAATGCCTGGTCGAGCAGGGGCGAGAGGCCGAGGCGCTGCCCCATCTGCAAGCGGTGCTGAAGCGCGCGGGCGAGCAGGCGTTTCGTTATGAGGAGCCGAAGTACCTGGCGCTCGCTCGACGCCCTTGA